The Plasmodium knowlesi strain H genome assembly, chromosome: 4 genome window below encodes:
- a CDS encoding ER membrane protein complex subunit 4, putative, which produces MSRWEFNLKKYEEKCEGITEPFGYKFEKDVRGTYGSGDSYLKPEKNINNLNKINKSEVNKSTTSSAINEKVLDKKAWGICLNAFKGLVMNLFVMFMSGGASGIFGIIFIVYSVYNILKSLFNINDAFKSVEINSNQKFWPQKICFALLNFLVFLYIMNVCSNSGLLPIRSADYFYFIPHQTIRQKAMSTVF; this is translated from the coding sequence atgagtcgATGGGAATTCAaccttaaaaaatatgaagaaaaatgtgaaggcaTCACGGAGCCCTTTGGATACAAATTCGAGAAGGATGTGAGAGGAACATACGGAAGTGGAGACAGTTATTTGAAACCCGAAAagaatataaataatttaaataaaataaacaaaagcgAAGTTAATAAGTCAACCACATCATCTGCGATAAACGAAAAAGTACTGGACAAAAAAGCTTGGGGCATTTGTCTTAATGCATTCAAAGGATTAGTGATGAATCTATTTGTTATGTTCATGTCTGGTGGGGCATCTGGAATATTtggcattatttttattgtgTACTCAGTGTACAATATTTTAAAATCGTTATTTAACATCAATGATGCATTTAAGAGTGTAGAAATTAATTCCAATCAGAAATTTTGGCCACAGAAAATTTGCTTCgcccttttaaattttcttgtttttctttacattATGAATGTATGTTCCAACAGTGGTTTACTTCCCATTCGATCTGctgattatttttatttcatccctCACCAGACGATTCGGCAGAAGGCCATGTCGACTGTTTTTTAG